The Argiope bruennichi chromosome 5, qqArgBrue1.1, whole genome shotgun sequence genome segment gacaaagggttaaaaaaaaatatcaattttttcccctctatttTCTAATCCCCCCCCTCCCCTTCAGAAACAGACCAAATAAAATTCTTCCCGTCAGATGGAAAAATAGCTTTgctctattataaataaatgtaaacaagcTTCTCTTATAgacacatgtattttttttaaagggaaaaataaaaagttttttcaaaataattagtgtaatagaagatataaaattgcttttaatccAAACTAtggactttaaaataaatattcttttaatcaaaaaaaaatttaaagtcagAATATATAATCAATACATTGTACTTCAATGattgaaaattggaatttaattatatttataacataatttaatttctaatgaaagttaagaaattttttctcatatgaCATTCATTGTTGCTTAATTTCTTCATAGCACTATGTCAGGCTCACAGGcttttatgatttgattttgaacttcaaattttttatggaaaaacattttctattttaatacactaagaaatgtatattttaaaaacttttttcatagtttttaactttaagatatttaatatatttcaatatttatcattatgaaataggtaaataagtataaaaggttaaaatggaattttaacttcaattatttttataaatttaatatcgtATGATGTCCCACATATTCAAATTGGATTTAATTCAGTCAGTCGATTATCTAgaaataagttctgaaaatactAAAACATTGCATAGTCACAAGAAGACCGAATTatactataaatgaaaaatcattaaacaatAGTGTAtagtaaaatagtataaaaaatacctttttgaagtaatttctctgataaattttttatgtaattaaatggTACACTGGTGTAAGAATCTTCAACAGTATCTTCAGTAGCCACAAGAGtagctaattttcttttttcagggCAGCCTGCATACAGAGctttttcaatttccatttcatgTCTGGtcaatttcttaacatttttgaaGGATTGGGGCTTAAGTAACTCTTCATTGTGAGCTTTGATTTTCTCTTCAATCCTGGCTATATTCTCTTTCAAGACAGCTGGATTCACTAAACGttcttcatttttctgaaaaaaacagACACATATGTTAATAAGATAGCACAAATACTTGATTAGTTGATCCTTCAAGCACATCTAAACATTGAAGATTTCTGGTCTTGAcacacagaattaaaaaaaaacatttttttgcatttaaatatattactatttataatttaatgaaacacatttcagataataaacaaaaaaaaagtttctttttttcccccctatttAAAATACATGTAATAAGAGTTGTGTGATGTTAGTGggcacaaattttcaaataacaaaggcaattttttttttttttgctcaaattaattttgaaatcgatttattttatagaataaattttgaactcaataatatttttatagaaaatttgtgataaaacagaaaacaacttttataacAGAAAGAATTTGTCATTACTAAATTCTTCAGTTTCACTTTTAAATGAaagtcatttgaaagtgaaactttCATtcatccactttttttttttttttttttttctttccagattTAAAGAATACACGTAAATGATATCAATGCATTCATTGTTAAAATACTCAGAATAGATACTCAGAAAATCtatcaatatttatcatttatattctaaTCTTATACAATGATTACAAcagaaatgaaaaacataatcaaatgcatttcatacataaaagaatattgcacagaaaaaataaaagtagaactcatccaaactttttttttttttttttttttgaattctacAAAACAAATGCTAAAACCAAACTATGGTGATAAAAACAAAACTtgaatattaaagcatttttttacaagcatggggaaaaaaataaaaataaaacttgaatagaaacaaagataaaactattttttactataattttaatatcaatcattttaaaagaCAGATATGATACTGTCTGGAAATCACAAAAGCCAAACCTGAAAGGTCATAAATGTATCAAAAaccattgttttatataaatgtaaagaatatatttcagttCATTACTTGATATAAAAAATAGGTAACAAAAggtttgtataaaataaaattttgaatggttCAACTAATAGGCAATTTAACCAGCATCATATTGTATCTCAAGAATGAAGATATTACAGGAAAATATCTCATATGGTATGAAGCAATCGAAATACATTTTGGGTAGGCAAAATTATTCCATATTTGGAGAATATATCTTgataatccaattttattttttataacattttgatgcTCATTTCAATCATGAGTATGTCTTGATTTCAACTTATATtgctttgtaaatataaaatccCACGAGTctaatcaaatatacaaaattcataaCCCATTCATTTCATTTGCAGACATATGATGAAGTAGATAATAGCTTTTGTTATATTAGGTCTTTTTTCTAGATTAAGGAAtctgaatacttaaattttaataatttttaattaattacagttaCTTTCTGtgtatttaaattgcataataaaatgagtaacttaataattttctctctctgatagtaaaaaagaaatcagattgatgactgaaattttttttcttattgaggTTTCTATATTACAAGAATGAAGGCCAGTCTTACACTTATCAATGGACTGTAAGGAGAGGTTACAAGAATAATAGaaagatttgtaaaattaatattgtagCTTATAAGTACATAATAGATAACTTTATTTTCTTGTGATTGCTTGTTATTTGGTCTCCGATATAGTGAagttaaaaagatgaaattgaaGGTAAAATTGCTTGTCCTGATCTTTGAGAGTTTTTTAAGTTCATATGTGCATAATGAAACAACAATAATATGGTAAATCATGAAATACAGTcaatctttcataaaatattaaaatttttctttactaaattatttttgtaaaaggtTAGAGTTATTTCAAACCTGTatcagaagaaattttgaaagctCACCAACTCAAGTTGACAAAATAGGAGAAGATACATAGTGTATTAACTGAAAAGTTAAATATCCTAGAATATGATcctaatgtatttaatattgccacattgaagaaagacagtcgaatctccatggccgaatgatcatggcactggtctcatgatcaagagacctgggtttgaatcccgctagagacaatgcgattaatagtatatgtaaatacttaattcctttattttatgttttcctttatttcatgttccagaagatactggacatttctttagtttaccagacaagtgttctggacttttcttactgtctccagaaaaatattctggaactttctctgctagtataaaagcagaagatttgtcagttactgtgttctgagttcagagttcagttaataaattggtttagctctacctgttgtgtgtgtcattgagttctatactatagttctacaTGACAATATTAAACtacaaattcaattaatatgcaagtacttatgtattaattgcatgcaatcaatgaaattttggttttaactGAAAATCATTAGTAAACACAGTTTATTGATCAAAATGAATCTTTATTGATTAATCACTGTTTGCAATAAGCATAACATAGTGTTTtaactaaaaagtaaatattctagaatatgattctaatatatttaatattaaactacaCATCCAGTTAATACATaagtatttatgttttaattgcaTGCAATCagtgaaattttgcttttaactGAATGTCATTAGTGAACATAGTTAATTGATCAAAATGAATCTTTGTTGATTAAACACTGTTTGCAAGAAACATAACATCTCTGGCAATTAATCACTGGAATGAgattaatatacaagtacctttacatatttaaaccaaatttatttttaaacaccttTAATCAGTATTCTGTAgaaggaaacaaaattaaagataaaagttGTTTAATCCCATACTACTAATGTTATAGctacaaaattattacattataatttattacatcattCATCAATGCTATGATTATTCATAACTTTAAATGTACCATCAACTTGAAATGTAACTGAATATACCAATAATCCAATAGGttcaatataaaatgttaattccattaactttttttgttttttagtatTCAACAATATATAACAAAGCTtccatttatttctatattacagctataaaagacTGCTTCAAATAGCTATGCCATACTATACTTATTACCAATATCACAGCTACTCATAGTTGAGCATGCatagtaaaagaaaagataattgaTTATAACAGTAATCAAATAATTTCAGCATAAAATACtaatcctctctctctctctttttttttttttttttttttttactgatgatacttaatggcaaataaaattattgatcaaaataagcagaaaaattccataaatttagtttttcgaATCATAACATTAAAGAGCTCTTTTAAACATGTATGCCACACTATATTTAGTTGacttatttaaagtatttaatataattttataataaatataacataaagtTTGGAGAATAGATAAAATAAGGCCAGACTGATAAGTTCAAATCAATCAACAATAATTTATACTTACCTTTCCTAATTTGAATAAGAGATAATCAGTAATTTCTTGCTCTGACAGACCACATCTTTGCAATTCCTGGCGCATTTCCTCTTCTCTCTCCAGTTCTTGGAACTCTTGAACAGAACATGCACCTTCAATCAATTCAGTTGGAGATTTATATGTACTTGGAGAAACAAAGGTTCTATGTTGAGAAAAttgtctgaaagaaaaaaaaaattttgaaacattgttctGAAAAATGATATGGTATATAGTTTCAAGTTCTATTAGAAGATTCTTggtattcaaacattttaaacaaacaagcaaaaaaaaaagaagttttttttttatgattaaattatgaaattttaaacattattatttcaaatggtcatttggattattttaaaagctgcctgaagaaaaataatcaaatcaacaaatttcatttcttcaaaatgtcactgattggtctaaaatagtgaaatacaaaattttataactcggccaatttagaatgaaaattgttttgttaaaaatgatgtaatacaaaaaatattttattaaatatcactaTATaagaaaactgcataaaaattctgatttcatatttttagcaatatattaataaaatataattatttatattattcaaaacatttttcacattAGAATTACAAGCCTATATTTAAAGACTTAGACATAAGGCCCTGACTAGAGAAGATACTTTAAACAgctcaaaatttacatattattatttgaacTAAAAGTAAATAACAGTAATGATAAATAACAGTAAGatgcataataataaatgttcaaaagatattttggtaataaataatacagtttataaaatataataaatttgaaaatatataaaaaaagtaaaagctggaattaaaaaatgaaactaataaacTCACTCTTTCATAGACACTTGAGTCTTGAGCTGCTTCTCAAGAATAACTTTCATCTGCTTCTCGGCTTCTGTTTCCTCACCAAGATTTTTAACATCCACTTCATCATCAAGATACACCACAGaagcttttttattataaagtattctAGCCATGATAATTCTACGAAAACACGAAAATATATAGCATTTATACCTaaacatatataacatttatacTTAAAAACAGTAGTCAAATACTTAAGCATtcctatttttttagttttgaggtggaaaaaaatattttttacaaaaaatactaatgaaagtttcctctttctttaaataatcttataagaacaaatattattgattttcacacaaaaaaaaatcactgatcaCTTAATTCTGCTGAGAAGTTTTTAATATTGTAGGTAAAGtctgcttcatattttttaattcaaaaggtaatttaatttatgattaaattatctttttgatgCGCATATGTATGATAGCATAGTTTGATGAgtgaataattaattcaaaagatggaatgaaatgcatagaaattttgcaaagaatatcctttttaatttaaaagaatgctaCATGGAAAACTTGAcataaatgagaaattaatataCATCCTGCCTGCTTTATCGACATATCAAAAACTGAAAAGGACTATTCTTTAgcattatcaaaagaaaaaaaaaagaatgaaaaaataaagtacctgcttactttcttttaaagtaaaatgtgtttataataataagaaagatATACGGATAAAATACAGTTCCTGATATTTAAATTCGTGGcctttttaattcaatcaaaatgAAACAACAAATATAATTTGACTTGATACAAGGAGTTTGGGATAAGGACAGTAAAAGCTGTCATTCAAGTTGCCACTATGAAATGTAAAGCAACAAAAGCTGCTATTCTCAACTTCGATCACAATAAATATATCCTTTAAGTAATCACAAATGaatcttgtatttaaaatttaattccgttcaattcaaaataatgcaaaagtatTATCGATTCCGTCATATTTGCTACCCATCGAAGGTTtgtgtttgtttatatttacattgTTGTGGTTTTgactgattgattgattgattgacgAAGTTTCGGGGATTTTAGCCAGATCTCTGGATTGTtgagaaaagttttaataattaaaaagagagggagagagagaaattttgaggaaatatagggaaattttgtttattttcaaatattttgccgACATCATGAGTCTGGTGGTTGCTGAAAACATCAATGaagatcagtttttttttcctccagagAAAACatcgaatttttatatattttgagcaatgaaataaaatgcgtttaaaattataaatttctttgaatttattgcaCATTTCGTTATTCAAAAGATTAGATTCATTTAAAAAGCctgaatttcacaattttttattttaaaaaattcatgaataatatctccctctagttttttttttttttttttttttttttgtaaatttggggatgatttttaataattggaaTTTCTCTATTAATAGCACTTTGTCACGCCAAAAGTTCTTTTCTTTGATGgtgttcttatttcaaaatttgatgtgggACACGATGTCTTCCGATGCATCCGATGAATGCATGAGCTATGTtctgtgaataattttttgatataatttgtcTCCAAATTTTACGAGATTGTTGAGTATTTTGGGATACAGAGCAGATCGACttgtgcgcgcgcgcgtgtgtgtgtgtgtgtgtgtgtgtgtgtgtgtgtgtgtgtgaataaaCTTGTAGATAATAGAGAGAGATCAAGaggaatatttttgtaatactaTCAAAGCTGGAAATATGTCGGTGAAAACATTTAATCACTTGAAAAAAGCTTCCACGATGAAGATTGAATTTGACTTGATGGATTCGAAAAGTAAATGACAGTTTCGAGATAATTAAGGACTGAAGCTGTTCTTTGGAGATTCATTGCATCGgttacaataaaacaaaatattgttggaaattatcTTGCGATGTTTCCTTAAACAagttttgagatatttattttatatttattttggtaGTAATCTAACAGAGCGTAAATATTGGAAACTATAAAGacttgattcaaaaattttacgTCCCGCTTGTTCCACAATTAGAGTAGTCCATTTCACAAGATTCGAATCTAATTCTGTGAAATTGAGAATTAATTGTTTTACGTTCTTTCTGTAGGTGGcgaaaaagaattgaataaaatttgtttaaaatattgaggggacaaacatttgatatttttttcacctGAGAATTACTTGATCGATGGtatagaataataatttgtttagagTTCATTGTGAAACCCCTAAGGACAATTCGAAGTACTTTATTTTGGATAATAGTGTTTAGCGGTGTGTGtcgcgcgaggatagaacctggggccttgtggttcgcagtccagtaacataaccattatgcaaaatcAATTGCCAGTGCAGCATAGTTgtttactggcttatatgctatgcACCACAAGTGCATACCTTATGAGATTCTAGAAACCTATTATGCGATGCACATAGAAAAATAGACTGTAGTATCTGTGAAGAGGATTTCAATGCGATTCATTTCAATCCTTCTAATCgttttctttcattcttcttATAGCATGAttgaatcattttcatttcttttcaaaactgaatACCTAAATATATTGTTGATTCTCTCCATGGAGTACGAATATCACTTAAGAAATGTTTGGTCAAATAAGGGTGGTTTTGTTGGAGAGATCTGCGATAGAACTTTTTTCTATACAAACTGGAGTTTTCCACTCCACATACCAATGATCAGagatttattctatattatttccaTATTGCAGCGAGACATATACTTACTGATATGGAGTTTCATTGAATAATGTGAAcagttttatgaaaatgttttttggtGTCTGTAGAAACTGAtagtaaaaagttcaaaaatttaattttgattcggTTCCTCTAGTGCAAAAGTGTCAAATAGTAAAATCTTATATTCATTTATGCACACACAAAACTTCACGCTTCTGTAGACGAAACTTACAGATATACACTCAGTTTTCAATAGAATGCTTATCAATACatctaaatggatttttttaatgcaaatttaatcaATAGATAAAAAACTGTCATAAACAAACCTTTCTCTAGTAATAAATCATGAGAAATTTTCAACTCATGTtcatttttactgattgacagacATAATAAAGAACAGGTCATTGAACATTTAAGGTACTTcttagaattattgaaattttgaacaagaaaaaaaatatttgctcataATTTTGTGCATGATATTAAACTTTtgtaaaagattatatatatcaGCCATGATGAACATTTTGAAATCATGATTATATGTGCTGCATGTATTCGTAATGCAGCAGCATGTGTATGAAAGTATtgttagaaaaatgcaattttgtataaGTATCGGAAgcattcattttaaacttttagattTCAATTAATGTGTGAtttggtcatttttttaaaaaaattataaatacattattattttctaatcgtTTCCTTTCATTGATCTACTGTGATATGTGTATTATTCCTAAAAAATTTGACGAAAGacttttgttacttaattattaattaaccaaattaaatttatctaataagctaaatgaatcccttttcctattctaatttcaagcctaaaattatttaaacataatgactagaaaaaaatggccctttaaagggttaaactaaaaAGCGTATGCAGTACATATCACatgtgtttttaaagaattttataaaatcatttcaaaaatgtgtgaTGAAATTTTTCCGAATATTTCATACATCATAGCTTTATTCACTTAAAGCGGTCTTAATATTTAGGCCActtaaaaacaatcaatttttcctaaatttttgtatattagaaaaGTGTAaaccaaatatgtatttcattcatGGCTATTTTAAAACCCAAGATAAGATGTATAAAATAGACTTGTAAAGTCTCaatccaataaaaggtagcgttatgatcaaattctttatttacagctttattgcataaatttacagtttatcatctaggttaaatgagttctaggttaaatgattcttattcgacacaacaagTATAGTTCCTCGAATTCTTTCGGAGGGACCTCAATAGGGAACAGCTAGCCGACTCTTTAGCGTTCTCGCAAATAGgccgtagctccagggatccactgAATCTtctagaaacaccctagatttcagacatgatatcaaacggccacatttgcttcaccatagagcaaccggagttaaattttgccgtaatatattcggtcaaatataatttcaatcgaAGATgtacttgcaccactttcaaaataaacagatttttaatgcTGTTAAAAGCTAAAACTGCCATCTCCAAATTACTtgaatctgatttttttccctttaaattgtttatgcataaaaagatcataacaagttcaATCTATAACAAccattatctaaattttttttcaaaaacggacttgccccactttcaaaataaacggctcatatggatctaattagatgcgcATATAACgtgggcctaattagatgcagatttaaagatgtctagttatttacagctctaaatagatgcagatgtaattacctgcagttctgatgcgggcctaataagatgcagacctgaatcagatgtaattagatgcagatctatttagatgccggcctaataagatgcagatctatttagatgcgggcctaatgagatgcagttctatttagatgcagatctcatgcgcgc includes the following:
- the LOC129968448 gene encoding RNA-binding protein 41-like, which translates into the protein MARILYNKKASVVYLDDEVDVKNLGEETEAEKQMKVILEKQLKTQVSMKEQFSQHRTFVSPSTYKSPTELIEGACSVQEFQELEREEEMRQELQRCGLSEQEITDYLLFKLGKKNEERLVNPAVLKENIARIEEKIKAHNEELLKPQSFKNVKKLTRHEMEIEKALYAGCPEKRKLATLVATEDTVEDSYTSVPFNYIKNLSEKLLQKVSKKRKKRLKLEEESVPESESGENENVQFDSNIHHVVVPLESSEVAEKKLSVEEIRKMPKFENYCIGQPNKTLYIKNLHAKTTEQELRSVFGRFEEENGTFINYRVCTGRMKGQAFIHFSDTKLAEKALYFANGFLIRGKPMIIEFGKKT